A part of Solea solea chromosome 8, fSolSol10.1, whole genome shotgun sequence genomic DNA contains:
- the LOC131464330 gene encoding ras-related protein Rab-14-like, with protein MTAAPYNYSYIFKYIIIGDMGVGKSCLLHQFTEKKFMADCPHTIGVEFGTRIMEVHSQKVKLQIWDTAGQERFRAVTRSYYRGAAGALMVYDITRRSTYNHLSSWLTDARNLTNPNTVIILIGNKADLESQRDVTYEEAKQFAEENGLLFLEASAKTGENVEEAFLEAAKRIYQNIQDGSLDLNAAESGVQHKPSAPQGGRLNADSQLAKEGCSC; from the exons ATGACAGCCGCACCTTATAACTACTCCTACATCTTCAAGTACATCATCATCG GTGATATGGGAGTAGGGAAATCTTGTCTGCTGCACCAGTTCACAGAGAAAAAAT TCATGGCAGACTGTCCTCATACAATCGGGGTGGAGTTTGGGACGAGGATCATGGAGGTCCATAGTCAGAAGGTGAAGCTGCAAATCTGGGACACTGCTGGTCAGGAGCGCTTCAGAGCCGTCACCAGGTCGTACTACAGAGGCGCCGCTGGTGCCCTCATGGTCTATGACATCACCAG GAGAAGTACCTACAATCACCTAAGCAGCTGGTTGACAGATGCCAGGAACCTGACCAACCCAAACACA GTGATCATTCTAATTGGTAATAAGGCTGATCTGGAGTCTCAGAGAGACGTGACATATGAGGAGGCCAAGCAGTTCGCTGAGGAGAAcg GTTTGCTGTTTCTAGAGGCCAGCGCTAAGAC AGGGGAGAATGTAGAGGAGGCTTTTCTGGAGGCAGCAAAGAGGATCTACCAGAACATCCAAGATGGCAGCCTGGACCTAAACGCTGCTGAGTCAGGAGTCCAGCACAAACCATCAGCGCCTCAGGGAGGACGCCTCAACGCCGACAGCCAGCTGGCTAAAGAAGGTTGCAGCTGCTAa